From the genome of Candidatus Defluviilinea proxima:
GTGATCGTGCAGACAAAGATGACGGGAATGGCAAATAACTTCGTCTTTGCGAGGAACGTTCTTAGCGACGAAGCAACTCCCACCAAGCTGGGGATTGCTTCGTGTTTATGGCGTTCGCACTGACAATAAAAATTCGGAGGAACCCATGTGTGGAATCGTAGGATATATCGGTTCGCGTGATGCGACACCGATCATCATCAACGGCCTGAAGAGGCTGGAGTATCGCGGCTATGACTCAGCTGGAGTCGCTGTCATCAACGGCGACCAACTTGAAGTGAGGAAAGACGCGGGTAAGTTATCCCAATTAATTGATCTCGTAAGCAAATCCCCCATCAATGGCGCACCGGGCATCGGTCATACGCGCTGGGCAACCCACGGAGCGCCGAACGCGCGTAATGCTCATCCGCATCTCGGACAAACAAAGCGCGTGGTCGTTGTGCAGAATGGCATCGTGGAAAATTTCCTTGAACTCAAGGATGAGTTGATCGCAGAAGGCGTCGAATTTCAATCGGATACTGACACAGAAACTATTGTACATCTTGTAGAACATTACCTCGCCACAGGCATTGGACTCGTGGAAGCCGCACGCAAAACGTTCAACCAGATCCACGGTGCGAATGTTGTTGTGTTGATGTCGGCAGATGAGCCCGATAAGATCGTGACAGCACGTATCGGGAACGCAGGTGGTGTTGTGCTCGGGTTGGGCGAAAGTGAAAACTTTATCGCGAGTGATACACCCGCCATCATGGAACACACGCGTAATGTGATCTTTTTGGAATCGCGACAAATGGCGGTTGTGACACGCGACACCGTGACCATCGAAACATTGGATGGGGCAAAGGTCAAACCGCAGGTACATACTGTTTCATGGGACCCGATCGCAGCAGAGAAGGGCGAGTATCGCCACTTCATGCAGAAAGAAATCCACGAGCAGGTGCGTGCGTTAACGGATACGCTCGCCGGGCGTGTAGATTTTGTGAACGGAAAAATCCGTCTCCCCGATCTAAACCTGACTGAAGAACTTGCGCAAAAGATCGAGAAGATCTACATCACTGCCTGTGGCACGGCGGCCTATGCGGGTATGGTCGGAAAGTATTTGATCGAAAAGATCGCGCGCATCCCTGTGGAAGTGGTGATCGGCTCCGAATTCCGATATAGCGATCCGATCCTGAATGATAAGACCGTCGTGTTGGCCATTTCGCAATCTGGCGAGACAGCCGATACGCTTGCGGCCATGGAAGAAGGACGTCGTAAAGGGGCGATCATTTGGAGCATTGTGAATGCCATCGGCTCACAAGCCATTCGTGTGGCAGATGGATTTATCTCGATGCAAACCGGACCTGAGATCGGGGTCGCTTCAACAAAAGCCTTTACCGCCCCTCTGGTGGATCAATACATGCTGGCGATCCTACTTGCAGATATGCGCGGGGTGATCGATGAGAAGACTCGCAAAGAATTGGTCGCTGACCTGCGCCTCATCCCGGACCTGGTGGGCCGGACCCTCGAACGAGAAAGCGATGTGGAGGCTGTGGCTCATGTTCTGAAAGACATCCGTGACTGTTTGTATCTGGGGCGCGGCATCAACATGCCCATTGCATATGAAGGTGCGTTGAAGTTGAAAGAGATCTCCTACATCCATGCTGAGGGATACCCGGCCGGGGAAATGAAACATGGCCCCATTGCCTTAATTGATGAGCGGATGCCAGTGATTTGTTTGGCGCCAAAAGACCCCTGGCACGAGAAAATGATCTCGCAGATACAGCAAGCCAAGGCACGCGATGGAATCGTGATCGCCGTCGCAACCGATGGAGATGAACTGGTACGGGACATGTCCAGCCACGTGTTGTGGATCCCTGAAACGCCGTGGATGCTCTCCCCGGTCATCACGGTCCTGCCCTTGCAATTGCTGGCCTACCACATCGCCGCCCTGCGTGGGCTTGATGTAGACCAGCCACGTAATCTGGCCAAGAGTGTAACAGTAGAGTAAGTTGTAGATGAAACATAACACACCCCGAAATTAATCGGGGTGTGTTGCTTTTAAACTCCATCCAGAAACTGATAAAAAGCGAAAATCAGCGTCTATCTATATCCTAATTTGGGGTAATCATACATCCTACCCGCGCGTCCCAATTTGTGTATCAAATACAATGTCGACAAGCGAAAAATGGCTAAAAAGCCATTTAGTACAAATAGGGGGGGATAGACATATCAGAATTGTATGCCAAAATACATAGTGAATCAGAAAGATTGAATTAAAATCCCTTACGGATTTATTAAAACTGAACAAAAATCAGTCGTCTAGAAAGCTGTAACCAACTAATTATTGAAGGCCTCATATTTTGCTTATATAATGAATAAGTCATGCACGACTGATAAAAAGGAGTTCAGAATGAATAAAATGAAATCACAAAAAGGACAGGCGCTGATCTTAATTGCATTTGGGGTTGTAGCGCTCATTGGGTTCACCGCCCTGGCAGTGGATGGTGGTAGAGCTTTCTCTGATCGACGCCACGCACAGAACGCGGCAGATACAGCAGTATTGGCGGCGGCCCTCGATAAGATCAACAACCCCACTGCCACATCCTACAAAACTGTGGGCGCAACTCGTGCAACCAGCAATGGCTATACAACGGGAGTCAATGGCCGTACAGTTGAAGTAAATCTCTGCAATGAAAGCGGGGTCACTTGTACAGGACTCCCCACCGGCGCAGCCACATCCGAATATATTCGAGTAAAAATAACGTCGATCGTTCCTCTCACGTTCGGTCGCGTTCTTGGACGACAATCGGTAACGAATGTTGTGGAAGCTATCGCCCGCGTACAGGGAAGCACTTCCTCAGGCTGGTCTTTTGGCAACGCGGGAATGGTAGCCACAAAAAGCGACAATTCCAACCAATGTTTTTTGGTCAACGGTAATGCGAACATTTATATTCACGGCGCCGGAACATTTACCAACTGCACCGGTTCACAATCCGTCTTTTTCAATGGCAGTTCAACCATGACATATGAAGGCAATGTAGCATCTGCCGGTGGCTGTTACAACCAAGGTGGCACCGTCACCTTTAAGAATGGCAGCACATACACTTGCCCAGTAGCTCAACAAACGATCAATGCCAGCACATTTGCCAGTGTGCCCACCATGCCATCCCCGCCAGCTTGCGCATCCCTGCCTACAGTAACTGCCACAGTCAGTGGAGGCAACAAAATTTTCCCGCCCGGTAGATATGTGGGGGGACAAACCGTCGATTCCGGTAGTAATGGCGTTCTCAATGGCAATGGAACCTACTGTTTCGAAGGCGGCCTGAATTTGAATGGTCAGGCCAATCTAACAGGGACAGGTTCGAACAAAGTAGTCTTGGGCGGTAATTCTCTGAACCTGACCGGGTCTGCAAATACGTTTTCGGATCTCGAGGTATATGTAACGACCGGCACTTTCAGGACTACCGGCACCCTCACCTCACCCCGCTTCCGCTTCTACTCATCAGGGGCTGGCAATTTTACGATGCAAAATGGAGTATTTACTTCCACAGACACATATATATACAACAAGAGTGGAACCATCGATATCAACTCGCAGTCGAAAGTCAATATACATGCACCAGCATCACCAGATCCTTATGCTGGTTTGTTATTTCATATGCCATGGGGCAATACCAGTGCTTTTAATCTCAATGGAGGCACAAGTGACAAATGGTATGGTACGGTTATGGCGCCGTCAAGTGATGTTACATACAATGGTGGTTCCGGTTTTGAACTCCACGGACAGGTGATCGCAAACACGTTCAAGGTTAACGGTAGCACCAACGTGGACATTTGGTACAATCCTGCAGACAACTACAATCCGCCCAACAACCCAACCATCGAGTTAACCAAATAACACTGTAACTTTTTAATAAAAACCTGGAATTTGACTTGCAAAAAAGATAGCCCCTGTAACCTTTTCGTTGTTGACTAGCTTTATTTAGGCTGTAAAATTAGAGATGCCCTTATAAGGCATCTCTAATTTCTTAATTTCGTCAAAAAACAAAGAAAGGAAGCAAAAACATGTCATTTAAAGCATTTTTCTTATCCTTGACTGTCACAACACTGTTGCTTTATAGCATTGTTGGGACTTCCACCGTCTATGCAGACGATGGAACAGGGACCGAACCGACAACGACCGAGGTCGCTCCCACTGGGGATACACAACCAGAGACAGATGTGGTTACTCCCACAGAGGATGTACAACCCCCTTCAGAAGATACAGTACCTGCTGTTTCCACCGAAGAAATACAACCTGCGGAAACCGTTCTAGAGCAACTACCGGAGAATACAACGGTAACTGTTTTGGATTCAGCAGGCGAAGTCTTACCGCTTGCATCACAGGAAACTGCCGATGTGATCGAATCGGCATACGATCCGATCTGGTGCCCTGCCGGGCAAGATCCCACTCCCGGACTGAACGGTTGTACTGCATCCTACAGTAGTTTCGATCAGCTTCTCAGCTTCTTACAAGTTAATGAAGGTGATGTGGCTTATCAACAGGCAGGTACGATCTACATCCAGCAAGGTGCATATCTGGGCGGTGAATCTCAAATCAACTTTAATAACTATACATTCACCAACCTGAACAACTACGACCTGACCCTGCAAGGCGGTTGGGACACGACATGGGATCCGACAAACCCCGCTACTCCATTCCCGGAATACACCACCACTACATTCAATGCCCCGATCATCATCGGCTCAAGCTCCAACCCGTGGGTTGGTTCGCTGACGATTAACAACATCGGCATCAGTGGAGTTAATAACCAAACTGGCCTGACGGTCTACTCGGACAGCAATGTCACCCTTTCCGATGTGGAAATCACCAATTCCCAGTCCGGTGCAAATCTTAATGCAGATGGATACGTACAAGTAAACGATTCGAAATTCAACAACAACGCAAACGGCGGCGCTACCATTAATGCCGGTGGCGATGCTTACGTTTTCAACAGTGAGTTCAATAACAACGGCTCCACAAAGACTAACGGATACGGTGTCAAGATCAATAGCGGCGGAGAGGTTGACCTTTTTGAAACGAACGCCAGTTTCAACGAAATCTTCGGCGCTGATGTCAAAGCAACAGGACCTGTCTATATTGATAGAAGCACCTTCTCTGGCAATGTCTCTTACTCCTATAGCTGTAAGGGCAAAGTTGCCACCGGCGGTTATGGTTTAAAGGTTGTCAGTCAAAGCGAAATCATCGTGAACTACGGCGATGTTCCAGGTGACGGCATCCAGGCAAATGACAACTATGAATTTGGCGCATATCTCGAAGGCACAAACGTCAAAGTAGGCTATAGCACATTCAACAACAATGGCTATGGTTTAAAGGTCGTCGGTCACAAAACAGGCGCCAATGATGGAAATGTCACCCTTCAATCCGTCAATGCGAACAACAACAAACTCTTCGGTGCTGATATTCTGGCTGACAACTCTGTCACCGTAAACAACAGTTTCTTCAACGGGAATAAGTCCTATACTTATTCCTGCAAGGGAACAACCTACTCTGGCTATGGATTGAAGATCGTCACAACTGACGGTATCTACCTGACCAATGTTGACGCATCGAACAACAATCTCTTTGGTGCCCATTTGGATGGCGATCGTGTCTACATCTTTGGCGGCACCTTTAATAACAATGGTTCCGATGCAGGGAACACCGGTAAAGGCTTGGAAATCATAAGCGATACATTTGTCACTATGAGCGATGTTTATGCCAATAACAATCAATTGTTTGGTGCTAATATCCAGGCTGGTGATGATGTCTCCCTTTACAATGGTTTCTTCAATGGAAACAACTCCTACTCCTACTCTTGCAAGGGTAAAACTGCAAACGGTGGGTATGGTGTACAGATCGTCACTACAACTGGTGACATCACCATCACGAATATTGAAGCGTCCAATAATTACGATTTTGGTGCGTCCCTGACGGGTGCCAATGTCGCCATTGCGGCAGGCACTGCTAACTTCTTCAACTCCTTCAATAACAATAAAGAAGGTTTGAAGGTTGTGTCAACAGGCAACGTTGCTTTGATCGGGATTAAGGCCAACAACAACAAGGTGTTCGGCGCTGACATTAACGCCGCTGGCACAGTAGCCATTACCGACGGCTTCTTTAACGGCAACATTTCCTACACTTCTTCGTGCAAGGGAAGTACATCGCAGGGTTACGGCTTGCAGATTGTGTCCACCACCGACAAAGACATCTCCCTTATCAACATCGAAGCCAACGACAACGGCACTTTTGGCGCTCACCTTGAAGGTGGTTATGTCTTCGTCTCATACGGCACGTTCAGCAATACAAATGGTGGCACAGCTCAAGCAAAAGGCTTGGAAGTGATTAGCTCCGGCAACCAGACCACTTCGCTCTATCAGGTCAACGCCAGCAATAACACAGAGTTTGGCGCGAACATTACATCGGATGGCTATGTCTCAATCAGTGACAGCATCTTCTCTGGCAACATTTCTTACACATCAGGATCATGCAATAGCAAGACCTACACCGGATACGGCCTGAAAGTTGTCACGACAAACAATGTCAACCTGTATAACGTCACAGCTAACGACAATGGTACTTTTGGCGCTTCACTTGACGCTGTAGATGTGCAGGTTACCAACAGCACCTTCAACAACAACAAAACGTCGAACGGTCTCACGATCACAGCGGCCACCGTTACACTCAACAATGTCACCGCTCTT
Proteins encoded in this window:
- the glmS gene encoding glutamine--fructose-6-phosphate transaminase (isomerizing) encodes the protein MCGIVGYIGSRDATPIIINGLKRLEYRGYDSAGVAVINGDQLEVRKDAGKLSQLIDLVSKSPINGAPGIGHTRWATHGAPNARNAHPHLGQTKRVVVVQNGIVENFLELKDELIAEGVEFQSDTDTETIVHLVEHYLATGIGLVEAARKTFNQIHGANVVVLMSADEPDKIVTARIGNAGGVVLGLGESENFIASDTPAIMEHTRNVIFLESRQMAVVTRDTVTIETLDGAKVKPQVHTVSWDPIAAEKGEYRHFMQKEIHEQVRALTDTLAGRVDFVNGKIRLPDLNLTEELAQKIEKIYITACGTAAYAGMVGKYLIEKIARIPVEVVIGSEFRYSDPILNDKTVVLAISQSGETADTLAAMEEGRRKGAIIWSIVNAIGSQAIRVADGFISMQTGPEIGVASTKAFTAPLVDQYMLAILLADMRGVIDEKTRKELVADLRLIPDLVGRTLERESDVEAVAHVLKDIRDCLYLGRGINMPIAYEGALKLKEISYIHAEGYPAGEMKHGPIALIDERMPVICLAPKDPWHEKMISQIQQAKARDGIVIAVATDGDELVRDMSSHVLWIPETPWMLSPVITVLPLQLLAYHIAALRGLDVDQPRNLAKSVTVE
- a CDS encoding Tad domain-containing protein yields the protein MNKMKSQKGQALILIAFGVVALIGFTALAVDGGRAFSDRRHAQNAADTAVLAAALDKINNPTATSYKTVGATRATSNGYTTGVNGRTVEVNLCNESGVTCTGLPTGAATSEYIRVKITSIVPLTFGRVLGRQSVTNVVEAIARVQGSTSSGWSFGNAGMVATKSDNSNQCFLVNGNANIYIHGAGTFTNCTGSQSVFFNGSSTMTYEGNVASAGGCYNQGGTVTFKNGSTYTCPVAQQTINASTFASVPTMPSPPACASLPTVTATVSGGNKIFPPGRYVGGQTVDSGSNGVLNGNGTYCFEGGLNLNGQANLTGTGSNKVVLGGNSLNLTGSANTFSDLEVYVTTGTFRTTGTLTSPRFRFYSSGAGNFTMQNGVFTSTDTYIYNKSGTIDINSQSKVNIHAPASPDPYAGLLFHMPWGNTSAFNLNGGTSDKWYGTVMAPSSDVTYNGGSGFELHGQVIANTFKVNGSTNVDIWYNPADNYNPPNNPTIELTK